Part of the Rhinolophus ferrumequinum isolate MPI-CBG mRhiFer1 chromosome 25, mRhiFer1_v1.p, whole genome shotgun sequence genome, GTGGCAGCACAGGTTGCAGTGACCAGGACGGCAGCAGAAGCGCCATGTCCGAGTCGCCCCCTCAGGGTGCCGAGCGCGACCTTTACCGGGACACGTGGGTGCGATACCTGGGTGAGAGCGGGGCGAGGGGCACAGCGACTCCCCCACCACGTAGCTATGCAAAACAGGGGTCGCCGGCTGCCAGTCTGGGTTCTGGAAAAGGTGGGAGGATCTTAGTTCTGATTCTGCCAGGGCCAGAGACAACTCAGAGAGGGctagggacttgcccaaggtcacacagctctggTTGGCCCAGCCTGCCCTTGGGGTCTCTGCTGGTCCAGTCTCCCAGGTGGAAGCTCGGACCGGCTAGGAGGAACAGGGTGAGTGGGGTGCCCTCTCCCAGCATGCCCTGGGCACTTGCTGGGTAGCTAGAGCATCTGGACTCCTATCTTACCTCATTGGCTctgtctgagcttcagtttcctcctcagcaAAAAGAGGAACACAGGGCCTCTCTCATCTGGTGGTAGTTGTAAAGGTAGAATAAGATTAAGGCACAGAaaggcctggcacatggtgagtGCCTGGTCAGTGGGACTGCCCTTGGTCAGTCTCTGTTGCTGCCAGTTTCTCCGTTAGTGCATTCTTCTGGAACCAAGACTGGGAAGGCAAGTGAGTGAGTGATAATGGTGACTGTACTCAGCTCACCCACTATGGCCCTAAAGTCAAAGTAGGCATCATGGGTGCCATTTTATAGGCTGGGAAATGGGATCAGAGAGGTAAAATCACTTGTCTAAGGTTATCCAGCTACTGTTTAGCAGGCTGGGATTGGAACTAGCTCGATTGAGTGGCCCGCTGTGGAGCAATCCATGGGCCCTGGAATTAAATATCCCCTCCTAACCAGGCTACGCCAATGAGGTGGGGGAAGCCTTCCGCTCCATGGTGCCAGCAGCTGTGGTGTGGCTGAGCTATGGTGTGTCCAGCTCCTACGTACTGGCCGATGCCATTGACAAAGGCAAGAAGGCAGGAGAGGTGAGTGTTAGCCTGCCACGCAAACCCCCGCCCCAGTCCGCCCCCCCCTTGTGGTTCAGTCCACAGCCTTGCATGTGGTAAAGTCACCGTGGTAAAAGCATGTGCGACAGACAGTCCAATCCCCACAACCTTGCCTAGTGCAGTCCCTACCCCAATCCTGGATATGGACGAGTCCACCCCCCATCCCTATATGTGGTACAGTCCAGAACTTAACACTTTTGTGGTCTGTCCCTGTcccccacttccctctccctGGTCCAGCCTCATACCCCTTGTCTACAGGGTTTCCTGCCCCTGTTCCTACCGGGTTAAGTGTTTCTTGTGCCTAGCAGACGCCAAGCCCTGAAGAAGGCCGCAGCACCAGGGTGACCATAGCCGTGGTGGACACCTTCGTGTGGCAGGCCCTGGCCTCTGTGGCCATCCCAGGATTCACTATCAACCGTGTGTGTGCTGCCTCTCTCTACATGCTGGGCACTGCCACCCGCTGGCCTCTGGCCGTCCGAAAGTGGACCACCACCGCCCTGGGACTATTGGCCATCCCCGTCATCATCCATCCCATCGACAGGTGGGCACTGCTCCCAGCCTTAGGGACCATCCACTCTGTAGGTGGGGATACGCCTTGAGAGGTGTGGGGTGTACCCACTTTGCACAGAGTagcagaggcagagctggcacTCAGGGCTCTAGAGGTAGAAAGGATGGCCTATGCCCTTGTCATATGATCTGGCAGGTACTTTGGCAGCAAGGCTGGGGGGGGTGCCTGGAGGGCATGGGACAGAGGACAAGTAAATTcgcagaaaaaaacaacaaaaagtcttAGTGTTACAAAATCAGCAGAGGCAGGCAGGAACAGGTGCACCCTGGAGGGGATAGGTTTGTGGAGGTTTTGGTGACAGAAGCCCAACTAAAATTGGATTAAGTAGGAATTGTTTCGTGAAACTGAAAAATCTAGTTATGCTGttttcaggcatggctggatctaGGCACCCAAATGATGTCATTAGGGGGTTGGGTCTCCCCatcctgctgcccctccctgACCCCATGTTGGCTTCACTCACTTTCCCCTCATGGGAGCAGAGATGGTCCCCCAGCAGCCCCCAGCTTCCATCCGACCAGCTTAGCAAGCCCCATAGGAATCTTCTTACTAGTGACAGCAAAAATCCAAAGGAAGACTGCCATTGGTCCATCCTGTCATTGTCCATTGGGCCCAGGGGTGCCCACCCCTGAGCCATTTCCACTTTTCTGATTTGCCAGGCTTGGGTCATGTGCCTGCTCTTAGAACCAGAGATAGGGCCAGACCAACATAGAGTGGGAGGACGAGTCTTTCCCCAAGGGAACATAGCTGACACTGAGACCCTCGGTGAGTCTTTTATCCAGTCTGTGCCGCAGTTTCTCCAACTGAATAAAGAAGAGCGCGATGGCTGCCACTTGGATGGCATTTGAGCCGTGCATCTGGGAGTCCCTTCCCTAGCCCTGACCGCCTGCCTCCCGTTCCCCCATTAGCACCCCTTGGCTGCTTGCTCATCACCCTCCACTGCCCCACAGGTCGGTGGACTTCCTCCTGGACTCCAGCCTGCGCAAGCTCTATCCCTCAGTGCAGAAGCCCAGCTCCTCCTGACCCCACCCTGGTACCGGGCCTGGGGGTTGGCCCACCCCCTGCTCTGTTCCAACTGCCTCCTCCTGATGGGGGATGCGATGCCTGGCTCCCTGGGGTCTGAGGCCCTGGCACCTGAGTGGGTTTGAGCTGAATGGAAACTGAGAGACAAAGGCCTCAGGGAGCGGCGGCCGCAGCGACTGGCAGACAGGGGCGGGACCTGAACCCCGTCTTCCTCCATGAAATTCGTCATACTAAGTGGGAGTGGACCCTGGGCGGGCCCAGCCCTGTCTTTTGACAGGAAAGCAGCATCCTCCCATGGAGGATAAGGggactgaggcccacagagggcAAGGACTATGGCCAACATCACTTGGCACGCTGGGGACCCAGGACTCCCAGTGGCTTGGCCGAGTCCCCCCATGGCAGCGTGGCTGGACGGAGGAACAGGAGGCCCTGGGAGGAATGCAAGAGTGCAGTAGTGGGGACCCTGAGGGCTGATTCTCTGGCCAGCCTGTCCCTGGGGTGGGGTCGCTGGGGCCTGGCTGGAAGGCAGGACAGCCCTGGTCCAATAAATCCTTACGACATTgcgttttcttctccttttctgttggGAATGAGCAGGGATGTGGAGGCGAGCAAGGCTGGGGCTGACACCACGGGCCAGGCGTCACTCAGTGTCTAGCACCGGGTCTGTCTGGCCCCTCCAGTCCACCGGCACTCTCCTGCAGTGGCCTGAGAGTCCACCCTTGGCACTGCAGCTTCCGTGGAGTAAGGCATTGCCCTCTTTCAGCAAGCCTCCTAAGGCACCCACACGTCTGGGAGGGGAGCCAGATGTTGGGCAGATGCCACCTGAAGTTGCCTGAGATGAAAACAGCCCCCATATGAGTATCACATGGGCCTTCCATTAGGGGACTCAGGAATCCTGGAGAAAAGGGTGATCCAGgggctgtcccccaccccacttacctGCCTCTCTGCCTGTCCCCCCTTGAAGGTGGGACCTGGGCAGAAGCAGGACTGGGACCCTCACgctcagccctgccccagccacaAATCAGTTAGGGTGAAGACCCTGTGGCCCCACCTTCACAGCTCAGGGGCAGCCCACTGGGCTAACCCGTCCCCTAAGAGACCAGCTGATCCTGGGCGGGGCCTTACGGGCTGGGGGGCCATGTAGGACTGTTGGTTAGataggatgggggcgggggggttgtGGCTCCTCCTGTTCTTGAGGTGTCTGCAGCTGCAGGGTGAGTCTAGTGGCCTGCCCCAGAGCTGGGGTCCCTGAAGGGTCAGGGTGGGCCTTTCTCTGTCCCCTTTCTCACCCTGCACTGGTAGGTCCCTTTCCTACGCCCCCCACGACCTCTGCCCAGTTTCCTGCTGCTCCCCCAGCTCCCTTAAATGCTCTGAGCCCCCTTACTCCCcagccctctctctccctcctcccacactcCTCTCTATTCCAGTACCATCTCCCCCCAGGGCCACACCCACACCTGCATCCCTATGACATCTGGGTTCTGCCACCAATTGATGCTCACTTCTGTCCACCTTCGACCCTTTGGGCCCCCGCTAAAGCTGGCAGCCATCCAGGTCAGAGTCAGGCTTCTGTGCTCTTGGGCGCAGTCTAAGCTCTCAGCCTGGCCCCAGCCTTGTGTTCCTCCCCGTCACCTGCCATCagagccccctcccccgccacgtTCCTCAGCTGGAAATCGTTTTCCTCTTGGCCAACACTGAGCGTTGGCCAATGCCCCTTCCATTGTTGCCCCGCAGCTCTGCCCTACTATGGGTCCCCTCTAGGCTCGGCTGCCCCACTGGTGGTCCTGCTTAGTAAAGAACTACTGGGGTGCAAGTGTGCagatgcctagcacatagtaggtgctcacacGTGCAGGCATTCTCAGACTAGGCTAGTGGAGGTAAGATCTGTGGACAGCCTGTCTGTGGCAGGGAGAAACTCCCCCAGCtgtcccccaacacacacaccttACCCCACTCCCTGCTTTGTTCCGGAGATGCACAGGTTGGTGGGGGAAGAGCACACTGGGGAAGGTTTGTGGGCAGGTTCTACTGGCCGTGTCCTCACTAAGGCCATTCTCTGGCTGCACCAGCCTGGGCTGGACTGCCAGGGGATGGTCTCTTGTAGGCATGTAATCAGACGGACATCATCCCAGCGGTGAGGAGGGAGCCCCAACTCAATGCCTCCCACCTGTGCCTTGGCACCTGCATGCCTTCCTTGGTCCCTGTCATGCCTGGCTACGTGGTTTTTGTTGCTCCCTTCAAAGCTTGTGTCTTCCTCCGGCTGGTGAGATTCATGGGgactgccaggagctgggggtacCTGGGAGGTTCTGGGGGAagtgaggcagagctggggtgtCTGGGCTGGACAAACGGGTGGAATCAGATCATACTGACTCGCTCTGTGGTCTTGGATAAGTCACAgcttctctgaatctcagctcCTTGCTCTAAAAGAAGCAGAGGCCTGGATTGCTACAGAATTGGGTAAGCAGGAGTATGATGTACTCACCATTCATCATCTCTGTGTTTACATGTGTGCTCGACTTGTATTGTTCTTTGCATCCTCAATTAGCCCCATGAGGAGGTAGAAGTAACgcccccattttccagataatgaAACAGGTTCACCGAAGGGAATGCCCCGTCGTCTAACCACCAGTTGCAACTTAGCACATCATTCTCCAAAGCAAAACAGGTTTTTGAGCAAGACAGGGATCTTGAACAGGACCCAgagaggaaacaggcccaggaaGGGGGATGACGACCAGGCAAGGGCCAAGCTGGGGTTGTACCTGTTCTGGCTTTCTGCACCATCGTAAGGAGCTAGTGTCCCCCCAGATATTCAGGA contains:
- the MTFP1 gene encoding mitochondrial fission process protein 1 isoform X2, which codes for MSESPPQGAERDLYRDTWVRYLGYANEVGEAFRSMVPAAVVWLSYGVSSSYVLADAIDKGKKAGETPSPEEGRSTRVTIAVVDTFVWQALASVAIPGFTINRVCAASLYMLGTATRWPLAVRKWTTTALGLLAIPVIIHPIDRSVDFLLDSSLRKLYPSVQKPSSS
- the MTFP1 gene encoding mitochondrial fission process protein 1 isoform X1; the encoded protein is MSESPPQGAERDLYRDTWVRYLGYANEVGEAFRSMVPAAVVWLSYGVSSSYVLADAIDKGKKAGEQTPSPEEGRSTRVTIAVVDTFVWQALASVAIPGFTINRVCAASLYMLGTATRWPLAVRKWTTTALGLLAIPVIIHPIDRSVDFLLDSSLRKLYPSVQKPSSS
- the MTFP1 gene encoding mitochondrial fission process protein 1 isoform X3 — encoded protein: MVPAAVVWLSYGVSSSYVLADAIDKGKKAGEQTPSPEEGRSTRVTIAVVDTFVWQALASVAIPGFTINRVCAASLYMLGTATRWPLAVRKWTTTALGLLAIPVIIHPIDRSVDFLLDSSLRKLYPSVQKPSSS